A window of Macrococcus sp. 19Msa1099 genomic DNA:
CACCTACTTCTTTTATTTCAGAATGGCTGCAAACAAATTATATTGATTTTATTCAAGAAGCATTTATCGAAGAGATCGGAGAAAAACTCAATATAAAAGTGATTTCTTCTGAAGATGAACTTACGAATAATGAAAAAGAAGTCCCTGTAAGAAAGATGCAGCAAACAAATCAGGAACTATTACCAAATCAGTTAAATACAGATAATACATTTGATACGTTCGTAATCGGCAGTGGAAATCGATTCAGCCATGCAGCAAGTTTAGCTGTCGCAGAAGCGCCCGCAAAAGCTTATAACCCCCTATTTATCTATGGTGGTGTAGGACTTGGTAAAACGCACCTCATGCATGCAATTGGACATTACGTGATGGAGCATAAAGAAAATGCGAAAGTTGTTTATATTTCTAGTGAAAAGTTTATGAATGAATTTATTAATTCGATTAAAGATAACAAGACTGAAGAATTCCGATCAAAATATCGAAATGTGGATGTTCTTTTAATTGATGATATTCAGTTTCTTGCTGGTAAAGAATCTACCCAAGAAGAATTCTTCCATACTTTCAATGAGTTACATCAGAACCATAAACAAATTGTTATTTCTAGTGACCGTGCACCGAAAGAAATCCCAACATTAGAAGAGCGCCTTCGTACCCGCTTCGAGTGGGGATTAATTACCGATGTAACGCCACCTGATCTGGAAACTAGAATTGCTATCTTAAGAAAGAAATCAGAAGAAGAAAATATTGATATCCCGAACGAAGCAATGCTTTATATCGCTACGCAAATTCAGTCCAATATTCGTGAATTAGAAGGTGCTTTAACACGTGTCTCTGCATATTCAAAACTTGTAAATCGTGAACTTAATTCCGATCTTGTCGCTGAAGCATTAAAAGATATTATTGCTACTAGTAAGCCTAAAAAAGTAACGATTAAGGATATTCAACTTGCAGTCGGAGAATATTATAATGTGCGTCTCGAAGATTTTAGTGCTAAGAAACGTACGAAATCGATTGCTTTTCCTAGACAAATAGCAATGTATCTTGCACGTGAACTAACAGACTTCTCTTTACCAAAGATTGGTGAAGAATTTGGTGGACGAGATCATACTACAGTGATACACGCACATGAAAAGATAAAAAATCAACTGGAAACAGACGAGAGCTTAAAGAACGAACTGAAAAATATCGAAAAAGATATCACCAGCTAATTGTGGATATTGTGGATAATAGTGCTGAGCTTACACACAAGTTATGCACATGTGGATACTTACAGACTCTAATCATTTATCCACTTATCCACCTATTCACAGCCCCTATTACTATTATTACTATTTTAAAAAAGATATTATATACTTATAAATATCAATTAAGGAGATTTATCTATGAAATTTACAATTCAAAGAGACTACTTTATAGCACAATTAAATGACACATTAAAAGCAATCTCACCAAGAACAACTTTACCTGTCTTAACCGGTATTAAATTAGATGTGTTTGATAACCGACTTGTCTTAACCGGTTCAGATTCTGAAGTATCTATCGAAATTACAATTCATTCAGAACTCAATCATGAAGAAATTCTTACAGTAGAAGATAAAGGATCAATCGTACTACCAGGTAGATTCTTTGTTGATATCATAAAAAAACTTCCTGCTGACACAGTAACCATTGAAACGAATGATCAATTCCAGGCAAAAATCACATCAGGGCAATCAGAGTTCAATGTTTCAGGAATTGATTCTGATCAATATCCACTTCTACCACAAGTAAGTGAAGAAGAAGCAATCACATTACCTGTAAAAGTTCTTAAAAACATTATAAAGCAAACAAATTTTGCAGTGTCCACGTCAGAAACACGTCCAGTATTAACAGGTGTTAACTGGCTGATAAGAGATAATATATTAAACTGTACTGCAACAGATTCACATCGCTTAGCTTTACGTAAACTAAAACTAGAAGATACGAATATCGACGAAATTAATGTCATTATTCCTGGTAAAGCTTTAAGCGAACTCAATAAAATTATTGGAGATAATGAAGATACGATTGATATTTTCTTTGCAGCGAACCAAGTTTTATTCAAATTTGGACATATTAACTTTATTTCTCGTTTACTTGAAGGAAATTATCCAGATACATCGAGATTATTCCCTGAAATCTCAGAAACAGCACTTTCAATTAATAATGGTGACTTTTTCCATGCTATAGATCGTGCATCGTTATTAGCGCGTGAAGGCGGAAATAATGTCATTAAGCTATCTGCAACTGACAATGCGGTAGAATTATCATCTACGTCTCCTGAAATAGGTACTGTAAAGGAAGATGTAAAGACATCTAAATTCGATGGAACTGGAATTAAAATCTCTTTTAACTCTAAGTACATGATGGATGCGTTGCGTGCAATCGATGTTGATGATGTACGTGTTGAATTCTTTGGAACGATGAGACCTTTCATTCTAAAACCTGACGAAGACGATAATTTAATCCAATTGATTTTACCGATTAGAACATATTAAAACTGAGCGATTGCTCAGTTTTTTTTATTATATTTTGAAATTTTTATACTAAAAATTGTATAATATTGTTAGTAAATACAATAAAGGAGATGTCTATGTTAAAACTTGAAAATGTATCAAAGCAGTTTGAAGAGTTTAAAGCTGTGGATAATGTCAATATTGAAGTTCCTCAAGGAGAAATGCTCGGATTTCTTGGTGGGAATGGTGCAGGTAAGACAACAACTTTCAGGATGATTCTTGGTTTGTTAGAAAAGTCATCAGGGACAATTACGTTTGATGGAAAACCGATTAATTATTCAATGACAGATAATATCGGATATTTACCTGAGGAGCGTGGTTTAAATCCGAAATTGAAAGTTTCGGAACAAATTCAATATTTGGCACGTTTAAAAGGTATGAAAAAGTCAGAAATTGATCAAGCGTTAGATTACTGGTTAGAGCGTTTCGAAGTACCGGAGAATAAACATAAAAAAATTGAAGAATTATCAAAAGGTAATCAGCAAAAAATTCAATTAATCGGAGCAATTATACATAATCCTAAATTATTAATACTAGATGAGCCATTCAGTGGATTAGATCCAGTAAACGTTGAAATTCTTAAATCAGCAGTAAAAGAGATGAACGACAATGGAGCAACGATTGTGTTTAGTTCACATCGTATGGAACACGTAGAAGAAATGTGTGATTATGTGTGCATATTAAATAAAGGCAAGACGGTTGTTTCGGGTAATATTAAGCAAGTGAAACACGATTTTGGAAAGAAAGAAATTATTATCGAAGGGGACCATGATTTTAGTCATCTCGCTGAAATTGAGGGTGTTATAAAGTTCAAACAAAATAAAAATGATGTAAGATTAACGATTAAAGATCAATCGATTGCACCCATTGTTTTTGAAGCGGTAAAAAACATAGGTTTTGTAACAAGATTTCAAGTTGATGAACCTTCTCTGAACGACATCTTTATTGAGAAAGTGGGTGGTGCGATTGGATAAATTTATACCGACATTCTGGCTGACATATTGGAAGAAAATATCAAGTAAATCCTTTATCTTCTCGACGCTATTCATGATTATTATATTCGTTGGATTAAGTAATGCTGATAAAATTTATGACTTCTTTGATAGGAGTGAAGATGAAATTACTGTAATTTCAAGCTCGGATAAAGCTTTGGCAACAGCTTTTAAAGAAAGTTATCATAATCTTGACAAGAAAAAGAAACTAAAAATTGTGGATTTTAAAAAAGGTGAAGAAGGGATTAAAGATGAAACTTATAAATATTTAATTGACATAAAGGAAAACGAAGATAAAACAATTGAAGCAAAAGTATATTCAACCGAATACGCAAGTGACAGTGTGATGGGTGCAGTGCGTTCAACTTTAACAGCATTTCAAAGTAACAATATTGCACAATCATTAAATTTATCACAAGATGATTTAAGCCGTGTGATGAGTGAAGCAAAAGTTACAGATAAAGTTATTAAGCCTAAAGATGCGAACAATAACGTATCAGAACAAAGTAAAGCGCTAAATACGGCACTAGTTTATGCAGGCTTATTTTTAATTTTTATTATTACGATTAATTACGGAAGTCAAATTGCTACAGAAATTGCTCAAGAAAAATCTTCGCGTGTGATCGAAATGATTATTACGAGCATCTCTCCGATTACCCACTTAATGGCTAAAATATTAGGTGTAATCGCTGTGGCAGTGACGCAGATGATGATATACGCCATTGCTATTATCATTTGTATATATGCATTTAGCCTGGAAGAAACCGTCAGTGAATTAGGGTTTACCTTTGGTCCAGAAAATATAAGGATATTAATATATACAATCATCTTTTTAATATTGGGATTACTTATCTATATAAGTTCTAGTGCGATTGTTGGATCTTTGACAAACCGTATCGAAGATATAGGACAGGCAATTATGCCCATAACGATGCTAAATATGATTGCTTTTTATATTGCGATGTTTAGTTTATCTAAACCAGATACATTACTTGTAAAAATTGCAAGTTATATTCCGTTCTTCACACCTCAAATCATGTTACTCAGAACGATTTCAACTAAAACGAGTGATATCGAGATTATGATAGGTATAATTGTTTGTATTGTTACAATCATTTTGCTACTCTTTATCGCCGCTAAAATATATAAAGGAAGTGTGTTCAGTACAGATAAAAGTATGCTTAAAAACTTCAAACGTGCACTTAAAACTAAATAATGTCACAAAATCTTAATGATTATTCACGTGCAAAATTTGGTTAATTAATATAAAATTTATACTATCAATTAATTTTATAGGAGATAGTTATGAAAAATAAAGGCTCACTGATTTTTACGATGATAATGACTCTGCTTGTTATTGGCGTCATTGCTGCATTGATCATTTTTAACCAGAATAAGAAAGAAAGTTCCGTAGATACGGAATCATTAGGTACTGCAGATACAAACAATCAGCAAGGATTAAAATTATTAGATCAAATCGATATTAAAGATCAACCAATGATTGGTAAAGATGATGCAAAGGTGACCATCATAGAATTTGGAGATTTTAAATGTCCTGCATGTAAGGTGTTTGAATTAGATATCAAACCAGATTTGAAAAAGAAATACATAGATAGCGGAAAAGCTAAGCTGTATTTCATTAATACACCATTTCATGGTGAAGGATCGATGCTTGGGAGTCTGGCCGCTGAAACATTGATTAAACAAGAACCTGACAAGTATAGTGCATTTCAACAGGCATTATTCGAAATGCAACCTGATACAGAAGAAGAATGGTTGACGATTGATGCTGTTAAGAAAGCAGCAAAAACTGCCGCTGTCAGTAATGTAGACCAACTTGTAAAAGATGTTGAAGCTTTAAAAGAAAAAGCAGCAGTTAAAAAGGATATCAATCTCGTTGAAAAACATAATGTGACAATGACACCGACGATCGTTGTAAACGGAAAAGAAGTTAAAAATCCAATGGATCCTGCTGAAGTGGACAAAGTAATCGATGAGGCAGTTAAACAATGAAAAATACTACATACTTCTATATTTCCTGGGTAATTGCACTTGTCGCCACATTGGGAAGTCTGTACTTTTCTCAAATACGTCATTTTATTCCTTGTGAGATGTGCTGGTATCAGAGGATACTTATGTATCCTATAGTGATTATTGCAGGGTTTGCAGTATTTAATCACACTTATCATTATAAATATTTAATAATGACTTTCTCTATCATAGGTTTCTGCTTCTCATGTTATCATTATATGGAGCAGAAGATACCAGGATTTGCAGAGGTTAAACCTTGTGTTGGAGGAGTGCCTTGTAGTGCTCAGTATATTAATTATTTTGGATTTGTCACGATTCCTTTTTTAGCGGGCATCGCATTTCTACTAATTACAATAACTATGTTGTGTGTAAAAAAAGAAAATTATGCAAATTAAACTTCAATAATTATGATTTATGTGTAAAAGCGTTGGAATATCTTATTCCAACGCTTTTTATTCTTTTAAAACACATGCATTTTTTGTGAATTAACGGTATAATTATATAATGACTGAATGATAGGAGTGAGCCGTGAAATGATAAATATTATCGAACTTGATAAAGAAATTACGCTAGGACAATTTCTGAAATCAGAAGGCATTATTTCTACAGGTGGACAAGCGAAATGGTATTTGCAGGATCATCCTGTAGTTTTAAACGGAGAACCGGAAAATAGACGTGGTAAGAAGTTGCTTCAGGATGATTTACTGGAAGTTGAAGGTGAAACATATCAGATCACGTATAAGACGACAGAATGAAATTAAAGACGTTAACGCTAACTCATTATCGAAATTATGAAACTGCGGAATTAAATTTTAGTGATGAAGTAAATATTTTCATAGGCATTAATGCACAAGGAAAAACAAACTTACTTGAAGCAATTTACTGTCTCGCAATGGCTAAAAGCCATCGCACTTCTAATGATAAAGAGCTGATAGGATGGGGACATGAATTTAGTCATATCGAAGGTATGTTGTCTTACAAACATG
This region includes:
- the dnaA gene encoding chromosomal replication initiator protein DnaA, giving the protein MSGIDTIWEKVLANIKHRLAPASYDTWFKDTKIKVLNNHQVVIQAPTSFISEWLQTNYIDFIQEAFIEEIGEKLNIKVISSEDELTNNEKEVPVRKMQQTNQELLPNQLNTDNTFDTFVIGSGNRFSHAASLAVAEAPAKAYNPLFIYGGVGLGKTHLMHAIGHYVMEHKENAKVVYISSEKFMNEFINSIKDNKTEEFRSKYRNVDVLLIDDIQFLAGKESTQEEFFHTFNELHQNHKQIVISSDRAPKEIPTLEERLRTRFEWGLITDVTPPDLETRIAILRKKSEEENIDIPNEAMLYIATQIQSNIRELEGALTRVSAYSKLVNRELNSDLVAEALKDIIATSKPKKVTIKDIQLAVGEYYNVRLEDFSAKKRTKSIAFPRQIAMYLARELTDFSLPKIGEEFGGRDHTTVIHAHEKIKNQLETDESLKNELKNIEKDITS
- the dnaN gene encoding DNA polymerase III subunit beta; protein product: MKFTIQRDYFIAQLNDTLKAISPRTTLPVLTGIKLDVFDNRLVLTGSDSEVSIEITIHSELNHEEILTVEDKGSIVLPGRFFVDIIKKLPADTVTIETNDQFQAKITSGQSEFNVSGIDSDQYPLLPQVSEEEAITLPVKVLKNIIKQTNFAVSTSETRPVLTGVNWLIRDNILNCTATDSHRLALRKLKLEDTNIDEINVIIPGKALSELNKIIGDNEDTIDIFFAANQVLFKFGHINFISRLLEGNYPDTSRLFPEISETALSINNGDFFHAIDRASLLAREGGNNVIKLSATDNAVELSSTSPEIGTVKEDVKTSKFDGTGIKISFNSKYMMDALRAIDVDDVRVEFFGTMRPFILKPDEDDNLIQLILPIRTY
- a CDS encoding ABC transporter ATP-binding protein, with the protein product MSMLKLENVSKQFEEFKAVDNVNIEVPQGEMLGFLGGNGAGKTTTFRMILGLLEKSSGTITFDGKPINYSMTDNIGYLPEERGLNPKLKVSEQIQYLARLKGMKKSEIDQALDYWLERFEVPENKHKKIEELSKGNQQKIQLIGAIIHNPKLLILDEPFSGLDPVNVEILKSAVKEMNDNGATIVFSSHRMEHVEEMCDYVCILNKGKTVVSGNIKQVKHDFGKKEIIIEGDHDFSHLAEIEGVIKFKQNKNDVRLTIKDQSIAPIVFEAVKNIGFVTRFQVDEPSLNDIFIEKVGGAIG
- a CDS encoding ABC transporter permease → MDKFIPTFWLTYWKKISSKSFIFSTLFMIIIFVGLSNADKIYDFFDRSEDEITVISSSDKALATAFKESYHNLDKKKKLKIVDFKKGEEGIKDETYKYLIDIKENEDKTIEAKVYSTEYASDSVMGAVRSTLTAFQSNNIAQSLNLSQDDLSRVMSEAKVTDKVIKPKDANNNVSEQSKALNTALVYAGLFLIFIITINYGSQIATEIAQEKSSRVIEMIITSISPITHLMAKILGVIAVAVTQMMIYAIAIIICIYAFSLEETVSELGFTFGPENIRILIYTIIFLILGLLIYISSSAIVGSLTNRIEDIGQAIMPITMLNMIAFYIAMFSLSKPDTLLVKIASYIPFFTPQIMLLRTISTKTSDIEIMIGIIVCIVTIILLLFIAAKIYKGSVFSTDKSMLKNFKRALKTK
- a CDS encoding thioredoxin domain-containing protein — encoded protein: MKNKGSLIFTMIMTLLVIGVIAALIIFNQNKKESSVDTESLGTADTNNQQGLKLLDQIDIKDQPMIGKDDAKVTIIEFGDFKCPACKVFELDIKPDLKKKYIDSGKAKLYFINTPFHGEGSMLGSLAAETLIKQEPDKYSAFQQALFEMQPDTEEEWLTIDAVKKAAKTAAVSNVDQLVKDVEALKEKAAVKKDINLVEKHNVTMTPTIVVNGKEVKNPMDPAEVDKVIDEAVKQ
- a CDS encoding disulfide oxidoreductase, with the protein product MKNTTYFYISWVIALVATLGSLYFSQIRHFIPCEMCWYQRILMYPIVIIAGFAVFNHTYHYKYLIMTFSIIGFCFSCYHYMEQKIPGFAEVKPCVGGVPCSAQYINYFGFVTIPFLAGIAFLLITITMLCVKKENYAN
- the yaaA gene encoding S4 domain-containing protein YaaA — its product is MINIIELDKEITLGQFLKSEGIISTGGQAKWYLQDHPVVLNGEPENRRGKKLLQDDLLEVEGETYQITYKTTE